The proteins below come from a single Lodderomyces elongisporus chromosome 3, complete sequence genomic window:
- the CDC6 gene encoding AAA ATPase: MSALTPTSTPTKKRVIRDISNTFLKNNKNESIQLPPTPTKTPIKNKRVRDYNDDVDNENQKEFPPCKKKLVFTSSSFTATKNTSVPSTPPKPLLTPTTSFNSLNTFKSPYSQAKSLFQRGYHDTLSRNCLIGREKEAQCINEFIQQSIEVRKSNSLYISGPPGTGKTAQVNLTLSQPQYHTPKLKIVNINCMMLRNPESIFHEIYCATVGKLSISVLKKKNFDDFYQLLHEGVDTNSSIEHLILVLDELDALLTNSQQVLFKLFQIANSDSQMSTSTRIKVSLIGISNTLDLSDKFLPRLYNNNLVPKVLQFFAYKWEQIHSIVCSRLQQLPVQVFQPRPLEYLCQRAGSASGDLRKAFDMCYKAIELVELETKRQQWNAKLERLEKQDGQAQIPEQNQNREQNREEEAVLKKVSMSHIGKIFVEYSSQKSTKDLNMRQLAILCQLSNLAMEKGTADLTINTLYDYFQRQSQMKSNIGDMNRGEFIEMLDVLESSNFIILGTTESGNARLRKNNRFSGNNDCGMKCIKLNIEHKQLADAVKNVPLLNRVLNSKVN, encoded by the coding sequence ATGTCAGCTTTAACACCAACCTCGACAcctacaaagaaaagagtgaTTAGAGATATATCAAAcacttttttaaaaaacaacaaaaatgaaTCAATACAATTACCACCTACACCAACAAAAACCCctataaaaaacaaaagagtaCGAGATTACAATGACGATGTTGATaatgaaaatcaaaaggaATTTCCACCTTGTAAGAAGAAGCTAGTGTTTACCTCTTCCTCCTTCACCGCCACCAAAAACACATCAGTACCTAGTACTCCTCCTAAACCACTCTTGACTCCAACCACCTCATTCAATTCCCTCAACACATTCAAATCTCCTTATTCACAAGCCAAAAGCTTATTCCAAAGAGGCTATCATGACACACTATCCAGAAACTGCTTGATTGgtagagaaaaagaagctCAATGCATCAATGAATTTATCCAACAAAGCATTGAAGTACGAAAATCAAATAGTTTATACATATCTGGTCCACCAGGTACTGGGAAAACAGCACAAGTTAACCTAACCTTGAGTCAACCACAGTATCACACtccaaaattaaaaatcgTTAATATCAATTGCATGATGTTGAGAAACCCTGAACTGATTTTCCATGAGATATATTGTGCCACTGTAGGCAAATTAAGCATATCCgtattgaagaaaaagaatttcgATGATTTTTACCAGCTACTTCACGAGGGGGTAGACACCAATTCCAGTATCGAGCACTTGATTTTGGTATTGGATGAATTGGATGCATTATTAACTAATTCTCAACAAGTTTTGTTCAAATTATTTCAAATTGCAAACTCAGATTCACAAATGCTGACATCAACAAGAATTAAGGTTTCCTTGATTGGCATTTCCAACACTTTGGATTTGAGTGATAAATTCCTACCCAGATTATACAATAATAACCTTGTGCCCAAAGTATTGCAATTCTTTGCCTACAAATGGGAACAAATCCACTCAATTGTGTGCTCCAGATTACAACAACTTCCAGTACAAGTGTTTCAACCTCGTCCGCTAGAATATTTATGTCAAAGAGCTGGCTCTGCCTCGGGTGACTTGAGGAAGGCATTTGATATGTGCTACAAGGCAATCGAGCTTGTTGAacttgaaacaaaaagacagCAATGGAATGCAAAACTAGAAAGATTGGAAAAACAAGATGGACAAGCACAAATCCCAgagcaaaaccaaaaccgaGAGCAAAACCGAGAGGAAGAAGCAGTGTTGAAAAAAGTGTCCATGTCGCACATTGGAAAAATCTTTGTAGAATACTCCTCACagaaatcaacaaaagacTTAAACATGAGACAACTAGCCATCCTTTGTCAATTATCTAATTTGGCAATGGAAAAAGGCACAGCTGATCTTACAATCAACACATTATACGATTACTTTCAACGCCAACTGCAAATGAAGCTGAACATAGGCGATATGAATCGTGGCGAGTTTATTGAAATGTTGGATGTCTTGGAAAGCAGCAATTTCATCATTTTGGGCACCACCGAGAGTGGCAATGCGAGACTTCGAAAAAACAATAGGTTTAGTGGGAATAATGACTGTGGTATGAAATGCATCAAGTTGAATATAGAGCATAAACAACTTGCCGACGCAGTAAAGAATGTGCCATTGTTGAATAGAGTATTGAATAGTAAAGTTAATTAA
- the SNT1 gene encoding DNA-binding protein snt1 — MSSSSLRGGSHNQSRYSNRDDYSEHGKHLSQSQRKDFFSSNSSANQGASSLGTGAPSASTGGVDGVGAPVSASSSRASNLPNLTRRDFKSNGPGSSSLTHSKDPPNYSSPSSNPRSNASSSGSYTSNYYSNSNAYGGYDHYRSDNRRKGGDSRLSFGNYNKSKSLTNSVPHTSSTVSTANAPTSSSSSSFSPSSSSSSSSAAAAAVAAQSGSLPNRNGEYKRERYDSYKSDSNTVPRWKSGRSNTARFSAKDRRNGRHLSSSTASSSTPISTGNGNSYIKNSNSVPLGHAIDVATEGSSYRSGNGSKSNSYYPHSRQYGSGSSYYSSTKQDRGHYASKQRFHYGSKEHFRNTDYRRHFNRDNENDEDREKQVLKEREDDDEQKEEEEGEEEEDDEEEDEEEEEEVEEVEIEEEEEPEQKLKVTGDEQGEDRTTPEVEVEEYDQTQDGDNEITEEEQEQEQELENEQEQENEKKLDAKELEQENPENKIDSNSEQRKVLSELLPTTIGTPSIKKELVSSKETTSGLGTISRLSESKDVQKHLNVLPTDTDPSKQTGAEYPLPALEDAFEKLKRGFESAVEKEGKLNIGLKYSMAKPITNFSEYSTFNANYLSFINEKREVVVTNLYNKSSHLKRKTLKLWTEYNHDMKVHEIEREKMDQQLRILHPPDDESRKEIDSSDLKKQMQPSAVGAVVNGSATHTNNGSPVNFPSDGPVYTSRRSSRRHGDLVTTEAEFQEILLSLGKEEDLDPLTKAQKVAADIPDMILDPIARNNFKFMDSNNIVHNKVQWTQRVKSDFNNTFSEREHELFSEGFCLYPKRFGAISRHMGGLRSASDCVVHYYMTKKAINYKQLLAQYKKKANRKGRRVKSVTRKVAQDKDKEKGRGVEQDQSISKEEKEITLQPIVLDTVVNQEKESLTPSGSESTPQAEISSVATVSSQLENKKEEISTGGARKKRAAPPTSEGKQREKEKKKSKRELAPKVENVAEGLPDQSQSQFAAQYQQSQLSHQEYLQMQQQPQQHQPVHKEHSVSNFEVPAVHQNAFHNTYAAEVKPGLVSNAENGTSYLPQSQASFSVSTGNDDVKEKKKAISSYWSITEANAFPVLLQECGTKWTMIADKLGTKSATMVRNYFQRNAEKNNWIPIAEEADAKMNSKSKQTSKASKTSKTARTARATAIAPSSSSSSTTTTTTTTTTGMPMNTSYDKNTGTSIGNAVTSASTLASTYQAPAQHYIPIGTFHNPLPSFQNRIPNYSPSAYEATNQSHDQPYYQQSQSSQPSQSQPQQQQQQQQQQQQSQQQYYSPRMANILANEPVRAYQSIQAEPPRPHLQPTTSAPVHRSSIMSLLNSDSPVRKEPVFQPLQQQINRAKTNLTDLLNAPSEPKSSNQSQVYPQHSQLQNPNSNSNPNPNPKPNQNQNPTQNSQPIKRGGIASLLSADPPS, encoded by the coding sequence ATGTCGTCTTCTAGTCTACGAGGTGGTAGTCATAACCAATCTCGATATTCCAATAGAGACGACTATCTGGAACATGGCAAGCATCTATCCCAGTCGCAGCGGAAGGATTTTTTCTCTTCGAATTCATCTGCAAATCAAGGTGCTTCATCTTTAGGCACAGGAGCACCCTCGGCGTCAACAGGAGGAGTAGATGGTGTAGGAGCACCTGTATCTGCATCATCCTCGCGAGCATCTAATCTACCAAATTTGACACGACGAGATTTCAAGAGTAATGGACCTGGTTCATCTTCATTAACTCATCTGAAAGACCCACCAAATTactcatcaccatcatccaATCCACGATCAAACGCATCGTCTAGTGGCTCATATACATCCAATTACTATTCCAATTCAAATGCATATGGCGGTTACGACCATTATCGCAGTGATAATCGTAGAAAAGGTGGTGACTCGCGACTATCGTTTGGCAACTATAACAAATCCAAATCTTTAACGAACCTGGTACCACATACATCGTCAACAGTATCAACAGCAAATGCGCcgacttcttcttcttcttcttctttttctccgtcatcatcatcatcatcatcatctgctgctgctgctgccgtTGCTGCCCAACTGGGGTCCTTGCCAAATCGAAACGGTGAGTACAAACGAGAAAGGTATGACTCATATAAGTCCGACCTGAACACTGTACCAAGATGGAAATCAGGCCGATCAAATACAGCTAGATTCTCGGCAAAAGACCGACGAAACGGGAGACATTTATCATCTTCAACCGCTTCATCATCCACACCAATATCCACAGGGAATGGTAATCTGTATATTAAAAACAGCAACAGTGTACCTTTAGGACACGCAATAGATGTCGCTACAGAAGGAAGCTCCTATCGGTCGGGAAATGGTCTGAAACTGAACTCGTATTATCCGCATTCAAGACAATATGGATCTGGATCATCGTATTACTCAAGCACGAAGCAAGATCGAGGTCATTATGCTTCTAAACAACGATTTCATTACGGAAGTAAAGAGCATTTCAGAAATACAGACTATCGAAGACATTTCAATAGAgataatgaaaatgatgaagacCGTGAGAAACAAGTATTGAAAGAAAgggaagatgatgatgaacagaaagaagaagaagaaggggaggaggaggaagatgatgaagaagaagatgaagaggaggaggaagaagtggaagaagttgaaattgaagaagaggaagaaccAGAGCAGAAACTCAAAGTGACTGGAGATGAACAGGGCGAAGATAGAACCACTCCCGAAGTAGAGGTTGAGGAATACGACCAAACTCAGGACGGCGACAATGAAATAACAGAGgaggaacaagaacaagaacaagaacttgaaaatgaacaagaacaagagaaCGAGAAAAAGTTAGATGCAAAGGAATTGGAACAAGAAAACCCAGAGAACAAGATAGATTCAAACTCCGAGCAACGGAAAGTGCTATCCGAATTATTGCCAACCACAATTGGAACGCCAtctattaaaaaagaacttGTGAGCAGTAAAGAAACGACACTGGGGTTGGGAACTATCTCACGATTATCCGAATCCAAAGATGTTCAAAAACATCTTAATGTGTTACCAACCGATACTGATCCTTCAAAACAAACGGGAGCAGAATATCCATTACCTGCACTTGAAGAtgcatttgaaaaattaaaacgaGGATTTGAGTCTGCTGTggaaaaagagggaaagCTCAATATCGGTTTGAAATATTCTATGGCCAAACCAATTACTAACTTTAGTGAATACTCCACTTTTAACGCTAATTacctttcttttattaatgaaaagagagaagtgGTTGTTACCAATTTGTACAACAAACTGTCtcatttaaaaagaaaaacattaAAATTGTGGACAGAGTACAATCATGACATGAAAGTgcatgaaattgaaagagagaaaatggATCAGCAGTTGCGCATCCTCCATCCACCGGATGACGAAAGTaggaaagaaattgattCAAGTGActtgaaaaaacaaatgcaGCCATCTGCTGTTGGAGCAGTGGTCAATGGTTCagcaacacacacaaacaacgGGTCACCTGTCAATTTTCCACTGGATGGCCCAGTGTATACCAGTAGAAGAAGTAGCAGGAGACATGGGGATTTGGTGACTACTGAGGCAGAATTTCAAGAAATATTATTAAGtcttggaaaagaagaagatttaGATCCTTTGACCAAAGCTCAAAAAGTTGCTGCTGATATACCTGATATGATCTTAGATCCGATTGCACGAAATAATTTCAAGTTTATGGACTCCAATAACATTGTGCACAACAAAGTACAATGGACCCAAAGAGTTAAATCCGATTTCAACAATACATTCTCGGAAAGGGAGCACGAACTATTTAGTGAAGGGTTTTGCTTATATCCAAAACGTTTTGGAGCTATTTCGAGGCATATGGGAGGTCTTCGTTCGGCATCTGATTGTGTTGTGCATTACTATATGACAAAAAAGGCCATCAATTACAAACAATTGTTGGCTCAATACAAGAAAAAGGCCAATAGGAAAGGTAGACGTGTCAAAAGTGTTACCCGAAAAGTCGCACAAGACAAggacaaagaaaaggggAGGGGAGTGGAGCAGGATCAGAGTATCAgcaaggaagaaaaagaaataactTTACAACCAATTGTCTTGGACACCGTTGTAAATCAAGAAAAGGAATCTTTGACTCCATCTGGACTGGAAAGTACTCCACAAGCTGAAATATCCAGCGTTGCCACGGTTTCATCACAACTTgagaataaaaaggaagaaattTCCACTGGAGGCGCTCGCAAAAAACGTGCCGCACCTCCAACTTCTgaaggaaaacaaagggagaaggaaaagaaaaaatcaaaacgtGAATTGGCTCCCAAAGTAGAAAATGTTGCAGAGGGGCTTCCTGACCAATCACAACTGCAATTCGCAGCACAGTATCAGCAACTGCAATTGTCTCATCAAGAATATCTTCAAATGCAGCAACAACcgcaacaacaccaaccgGTGCATAAAGAGCACAGTgtttcaaattttgaagTCCCTGCAGTTCATCAAAATGCTTTCCACAATACTTACGCAGCAGAAGTGAAACCGGGCCTTGTTAGCAACGCGGAAAATGGAACTTCTTATCTACCCCAACTGCAAGCATCTTTTTCGGTATCCACAGGAAATGATGATgtgaaggaaaagaagaaagcaaTATCCAGTTATTGGAGTATAACCGAGGCTAATGCCTTTCCTGTTTTATTGCAGGAATGCGGAACAAAATGGACTATGATTGCGGACAAGTTGGGAACAAAATCAGCAACAATGGTTCGTAATTATTTCCAGCGGAATgctgaaaagaataattgGATACCGATAGCGGAAGAGGCCGATGCGAAGATGAATTCGAAAAGTAAACAAACTTCGAAAGCATCGAAAACATCAAAAACAGCGAGAACAGCAAGAGCAACAGCCATAGCACCGTCATCCTCTTCCtcgtcaacaacaacaacaactacaacaaccacaacaggTATGCCTATGAATACTAGCTATGATAAGAATACAGGCACTTCGATTGGTAATGCTGTTACATCCGCTTCAACACTAGCTTCCACGTATCAAGCACCTGCTCAGCATTATATCCCAATTGGCACTTTTCACAATCCATTACCATCATTTCAAAACCGAATTCCGAACTATTCTCCATCTGCATATGAAGCTACAAATCAGTCTCATGATCAACCTTATTACCAACAACTGCAATCACTGCAACCACTGCaatcacaaccacaacaacaacaacaacaacaacagcagcagcagcaatcacaacaacaatattaTAGTCCACGAATGGCTAACATATTAGCCAATGAACCTGTACGTGCATACCAGAGTATCCAAGCAGAACCTCCAAGACCGCACTTACAACCAACCACATCGGCTCCAGTACATAGGAGTTCAATCATGAGTCTACTTAATTCTGATAGTCCCGTACGAAAAGAGCCTGTTTTCCAACCATTGCAACAACAGATCAATCGGGCAAAGACCAACTTGACAGACCTTTTAAATGCCCCTAGTGAACCAAAGTCAAGCAATCAAAGCCAAGTGTACCCACAACATAGTCAGCTCCAAAACCCAaactcaaattcaaatccaaatccaaacCCGAAACCCAACCAGAACCAAAATCCAACTCAGAATTCGCAGCCTATTAAGCGCGGAGGAATAGCAAGTCTACTCTCTGCTGATCCACCTTCATAG
- the MRPS9 gene encoding 37S ribosomal protein S9, mitochondrial (BUSCO:EOG09263K05), translating to MSSKLLSKLGGLSLTTCRYFSNSRPYLNEIIQDATVVTTTVSTTNTSSSSSSSILFDQQIPNERKSNRFRQRFNGDRGNNDQASFSNRSRNYNKQVTENLSMSELNQTRIRPTLSTFYGGNPVHETIMNTINSLIRKYEKLPKRVLSDEELRAKKFIGFEVYKERLQSGTRLRPSHYRELVNGLSQLRTIEHELMPSEVIELLGEYYSTSAAKAVEKKKIQQLDQWGRSTTKAKRKNAEATVRMVRGEGQVIVNGINVIEYFPNVYARKNLAYPFQVVDQEGKYNIFATVTGGGYTGQSEAIMYAIAKGLVVFNPLLKSRLSKAGLMTSDTRVVERKKPGKLKARKSPTWVKR from the coding sequence ATGTCATCGAAGTTACTTTCCAAGCTAGGTGGGTTGAGTCTAACTACGTGCCGATACTTTTCCAACTCCAGGCCGTATTTAAACGAGATCATTCAAGATGCAACTGTAGTAACAACTACAGTCTCTACCACCAAcacctcttcttcttcttcttcttcaatattATTCGACCAACAAATACCCAATGAAAGAAAATCCAACAGATTTAGACAAAGATTTAATGGTGATAGAGGTAACAATGACCAAGCATCATTTTCCAATAGGTCAAGAAACTACAATAAGCAAGTGACTGAAAATCTTTCAATGTCCGAGCTCAATCAGACTCGTATACGTCCCACATTATCTACATTTTATGGAGGAAATCCAGTTCACGAAACTATTATGAATACAATCAATTCCCTCATCCGAAAGTACGAGAAATTGCCTAAAAGGGTGTTGTCAGATGAAGAGCTCCGTGCAAAGAAATTTATCGGATTTGAAGTTTATAAAGAAAGATTACAATCTGGTACTAGATTGAGACCTAGTCACTATAGAGAACTTGTTAATGGGTTGAGTCAGTTACGTACAATTGAGCACGAGTTGATGCCACTGGAGGTCATTGAACTTCTTGGTGAGTACTACTCCACCTCGGCGGCAAAAGCcgttgaaaagaaaaagattcaaCAATTGGATCAATGGGGTAGATCCACCACTAAGGCCAAGAGAAAGAATGCAGAGGCTACAGTGCGGATGGTTCGAGGCGAGGGCCAAGTTATTGTTAATGGTATTAATGTTATTGAGTACTTTCCAAATGTCTATGCCAGAAAAAATTTGGCTTACCCATTCCAAGTAGTTGACCAAGAAGGtaaatataatatatttgCTACAGTTACAGGCGGTGGTTACACGGGTCAAAGTGAAGCCATCATGTATGCCATTGCTAAAGGTCTTGTTGTGTTCAACCCATTGTTGAAGAGTAGATTGTCAAAGGCTGGATTGATGACAAGTGATACAAGGGTTgtggaaagaaagaaacctGGTAAACTTAAGGCTAGAAAATCACCAACCTGGGTTAAACGTTAG
- the VPH2 gene encoding Vacuolar ATPase assembly integral membrane protein: MTLFEITVQLKTLIEQSSLDKREKQKLLSNKTISHGQLIEFYNECHPTPTLLALLKKSKLHIPPYKTFIKEKTPEFLRQMERLRLEAKEKEYKQLINKSPEFATLYDNSDQEYISPAKAHKELKNQLTTIVNIAVSVGSVSYAIWYWTASSWGLKDSYRVLLTVFFGILVLVAEVVVYMGYLNKIEEARAKEKQKKEVKKVVQTFDLRNLKIDRVWKKKKEKKK, from the coding sequence ATGACGCTTTTCGAAATCACCGTGCAGTTGAAAACTCTCATTGAACAACTGAGTCTTGATAAACgcgaaaagcaaaagcttTTATCAAACAAGACAATTAGCCATGGCCAGCTTATCGAATTCTACAATGAGTGCCATCCTACACCTACCCTTCTCGCGTTATTGAAGAAATCTAAGCTTCACATACCGCCATATAAAACATTCATCAAAGAGAAGACTCCCGAATTTTTGAGGCAAATGGAGAGATTAAGACTAGAAGCTAAGGAGAAAGAGTATAAGCAGCTTATCAACAAATCACCAGAGTTTGCCACATTGTACGACAACTCGGATCAAGAGTATATATCTCCAGCAAAAGCACATAAGGAGCTCAAGAATCAATTAACTACAATAGTGAATATTGCAGTTAGTGTAGGAAGTGTATCTTACGCTATCTGGTACTGGACAGCGTCATCATGGGGTTTGAAAGATAGTTATCGAGTTCTATTAACGGTCTTCTTTGGCATTTTAGTACTAGTTGCCGAAGTAGTTGTTTATATGGGCTACCTTAACAAGATCGAGGAGGCAAGAGCTAAAGAGAAGCAGAAAAAGGAAGTAAAGAAAGTGGTGCAAACATTCGATTTGAggaatttgaaaatcgATCgagtttggaaaaaaaaaaaggaaaaaaagaaatag
- the SRT1 gene encoding ditrans,polycis-polyprenyl diphosphate synthase encodes MASYSRAFSLNSILALILKFPLFSFVIGFLEDFIIAVLKTGPIPRHVALIMDGNRTYAKKNKLPLKEGHFAGASALIKVLEVCYKLGIEQVTIYAFSLENFNRSKEEVDALFGLLRDKLKMLSEYDDSYAKYNKVAIKIIGNREYIPEDILKDLVAIEDSTKNNVSKKVLNVCFSYTARDEMTHAIKSIMQKRIDGKIQHRDEIGINTIESNFYFDDNVPPLDILIRTSGHTRLSDFLLWQCSTSCTIEFPETLWPDFGFVSMISVLFKWSYYKTLQLEEENMCGTQFEIQESIAPVSLKELPKPPPTISVSQK; translated from the exons ATGGCCTCGTATTCCAGAGCATTTTCATTGAATTCTATTTTGGCATTGATACTAAAATTCccattattttcatttgtaaTTGGGTTTCTCGAGGATTTTATTATAGCAGTGCTTAAAACTGGGCCCATACCTCGACACGTTGCGTTGATAATGGATGGAAATAGAACCtatgcaaaaaagaacaagttACCACTAAAGGAGGGCCATTTTGCCGGTGCAAGTGCATTAATCAAA GTTCTTGAAGTATGCTATAAATTAGGTATCGAACAAGTAACGATTTACGCATTTTCTTTGGAGAACTTCAACCGCctgaaagaagaagttgacGCCTTGTTTGGCTTGTTGCGTGATAAGTTAAAGATGTTGTCAGAGTATGACGATTCATATGCCAAGTATAACAAGGTTGCGATTAAAATAATCGGTAACAGGGAATATATTCCTGAAGACATTCTCAAAGATTTAGTGGCTATTGAAGACTCAACAAAGAATAACGTTTCgaaaaaagttttgaacGTTTGCTTTTCTTATACTGCGCGTGATGAAATGACGCATGCGATTAAATCGATTATGCAAAAGAGAATTGACGGCAAGATCCAACATCGCGATGAAATTGGGATCAATACCATCGAGTCGAATTTTTACTTCGATGACAACGTCCCCCCATTAGATATTTTGATCAGAACGAGTGGTCATACCAGACTAAGTGATTTTTTACTTTGGCAATGCTCAACAAGTTGCACAATCGAGTTTCCTGAGACTTTGTGGCCGGACTTTGGATTTGTAAGCATGATTTCAGTCTTGTTCAAATGGAGTTACTACAAGACTTTGCagttggaagaagaaaatatgTGTGGAACCCAATTTGAGATACAAGAATCTATTGCACCTGTTCTGCTTAAAGAATTGCCAAAACCACCGCCAACCATATCCGTGTCTCAAAAgtga